Proteins encoded by one window of Mesorhizobium sp. INR15:
- a CDS encoding DUF445 domain-containing protein → MAQSAPMRIDGDADAKLSALRRTKFTATAALALCVLVFAAAKVFESAHPWLGFVAAFAEAATIGGLADWYAVVALFKRPLGLPIPHTAIIPENQTRIADNLGRFIEVNFLAPEPVREKLAEVDFSALVADWLADAERAAGLSRFVVRLVPQTLAAVEQSGLRGFVTSRMLEQIEKVPLAPLAAELLSALTDDRRHQKLFDEFTKVIGRFLSDEQALATMREKIREELPSLFNLFRADAYLLKKIVASAGSLLDEVRADPDHPMRAEFDRFAQSFIERLRTSKQYAKRAEKMKRDFLARPELKALAGDMWESLSLFIEQDAKAPNSMIRAHLANMFVEVGRHLAGDPQIRADMNQGFVVALASFVESQKSGVSKFIADQVKRWDLAQLTRLIEMNIGRDLQYIRFNGMVIGGLAGVVLYVAERLFLVG, encoded by the coding sequence ATGGCGCAATCGGCCCCAATGCGAATCGATGGCGACGCGGATGCCAAGCTTTCTGCATTGCGGCGCACCAAGTTCACGGCCACCGCGGCGCTGGCGCTCTGCGTGCTCGTCTTCGCCGCGGCCAAGGTGTTCGAAAGTGCCCATCCGTGGCTCGGTTTCGTCGCCGCCTTCGCCGAGGCCGCGACGATCGGCGGGCTGGCCGACTGGTATGCTGTGGTTGCCTTGTTCAAGCGGCCATTGGGCCTGCCGATCCCGCACACCGCGATCATCCCGGAAAACCAGACCCGGATCGCCGACAATCTCGGCCGGTTCATCGAGGTCAATTTCCTGGCGCCGGAGCCGGTGCGCGAAAAGCTGGCCGAGGTCGATTTTTCTGCACTTGTCGCGGATTGGCTGGCTGATGCCGAGCGTGCCGCCGGCCTGTCGCGCTTTGTCGTGCGGCTGGTGCCGCAGACATTGGCCGCCGTCGAGCAGTCCGGGCTGCGCGGCTTCGTCACCAGCCGCATGCTGGAACAGATCGAGAAGGTGCCGCTGGCGCCGCTTGCGGCCGAGCTCCTCTCAGCACTCACGGACGACCGCCGCCATCAGAAACTGTTCGACGAATTCACCAAGGTGATCGGTCGGTTTCTGAGTGATGAGCAAGCACTGGCGACGATGCGCGAAAAGATCCGCGAGGAACTGCCGTCGCTGTTCAACCTGTTTCGCGCTGACGCCTATCTCTTGAAGAAGATCGTCGCATCCGCCGGCTCGCTGCTGGACGAGGTGCGCGCCGATCCCGATCACCCGATGCGGGCTGAATTCGACCGTTTCGCACAGAGCTTCATCGAGCGGCTCAGGACCTCCAAACAATACGCCAAGCGCGCCGAGAAGATGAAGCGGGATTTTCTGGCCAGGCCCGAGTTGAAGGCGCTGGCTGGCGACATGTGGGAAAGCCTCAGCCTGTTCATCGAACAAGACGCCAAGGCGCCGAACTCGATGATCCGCGCGCATCTTGCCAATATGTTCGTCGAGGTTGGTCGGCATCTTGCCGGCGACCCGCAGATCCGTGCCGACATGAACCAGGGTTTCGTGGTGGCGCTCGCCTCTTTCGTCGAAAGCCAGAAGAGCGGCGTGTCGAAATTCATCGCCGATCAGGTCAAGCGCTGGGACCTCGCCCAACTGACGCGGCTGATCGAAATGAACATCGGCAGGGATCTGCAATATATCCGTTTCAACGGCATGGTCATCGGCGGCCTTGCCGGGGTCGTGCTCTATGTCGCCGAGCGGCTGTTCCTTGTCGGCTGA
- a CDS encoding phasin family protein has protein sequence MAKQPDTDSFMDMFSRFGRDLKMPNVDVEAILSHHRKNLEALEKSARAGAAGATSLLSRQREMLQDTLREVTDMAQSYKAPGNPQELMAKQTEFARKSFEAALKNAGEVAELVKKSGSDSVDILRARIKEAMEEIRAGYDKK, from the coding sequence ATGGCCAAGCAACCTGACACCGATTCCTTCATGGACATGTTCAGCCGGTTCGGCCGCGACCTGAAGATGCCCAATGTGGATGTCGAGGCAATTCTCAGTCACCACCGCAAGAATCTCGAGGCGCTGGAAAAGTCGGCGCGGGCCGGCGCCGCCGGTGCGACCTCGCTGCTGTCGCGGCAGCGCGAGATGCTGCAGGACACGCTGCGGGAGGTGACCGATATGGCGCAGAGCTACAAGGCTCCGGGAAACCCGCAGGAACTAATGGCCAAGCAAACCGAGTTCGCCCGCAAATCCTTCGAAGCCGCGTTGAAGAATGCCGGCGAAGTGGCTGAACTGGTCAAGAAATCCGGCAGCGATTCCGTTGATATCCTGCGTGCCCGTATCAAGGAGGCGATGGAGGAAATCCGCGCCGGATACGACAAGAAGTAG
- a CDS encoding MaoC family dehydratase: MTEIRPKTPPTYVELRTMAGQELGVSDWTTVDQNRINQFAECTGDHQWIHVDPERAKRQSPFRTTIAHGYLTLSIIGALALGMGIVPENTQAAFNYGFDKVRFLAPVKVGARIRLRVTLLSMEDRGPGQYLMKAANTVEIEGEQKPALTAETLVMLYERRKRAGA; the protein is encoded by the coding sequence ATGACTGAAATACGGCCTAAAACGCCGCCGACCTACGTAGAATTGAGGACAATGGCCGGGCAAGAACTTGGCGTGTCGGACTGGACGACGGTCGATCAGAATCGCATCAACCAGTTCGCCGAGTGCACGGGCGACCATCAATGGATCCACGTCGACCCTGAACGGGCGAAGCGGCAAAGCCCGTTCCGCACCACGATCGCGCATGGCTATCTGACATTGTCGATCATCGGCGCGCTGGCGCTTGGCATGGGCATAGTGCCTGAAAACACCCAAGCCGCCTTCAACTATGGCTTCGACAAGGTGCGTTTCCTGGCGCCGGTCAAAGTTGGCGCGCGGATCAGGCTGCGCGTCACGCTGCTGTCGATGGAGGACAGGGGGCCCGGCCAGTATCTGATGAAAGCCGCCAATACGGTTGAGATCGAAGGCGAGCAAAAGCCGGCGCTGACGGCCGAAACGCTGGTCATGCTCTATGAGCGCCGCAAACGGGCCGGCGCCTAA
- a CDS encoding PLP-dependent aminotransferase family protein: MTTIRHRIAARTLTPGTRLPSIRAFAKTMQVSKSTVVEAYERLAAEGVIRSRPGSGFYAAGPLAPLSLAEIGPRLDRAVDPLWVSRQSLEAGDDTLKPGCGWLPASWMPETGLRRALRTVARADAVALADYGTPLGSPPLRHLLARRMAEHGIDASPEQIMLTESGTQAIDLLCRFLLEPGDTVLVDDPCYFNFHALLRAHRVKVVGVPYTPSGPDIDLFAQALTEHQPRLYITNSALHNPTGAILSPVTAHRLLKLADQAGLTIIEDDIFADFEHTPAPRLAAFDGLNRVIHIGSFSKTLSASIRCGYIAVPRDWIEGLTGLKIATTFGGGRLAAELVLTLLKDGSYRKHVELLRARLSRAMGDTSSRLKAIGIIPWIEQPAGMFLWCRLPEGVDAAEMARHALSAGIVLAPGNAFSLSQTANRYLRFNVAQCADERIFATLEAAMAH, translated from the coding sequence ATGACGACGATACGGCACAGGATTGCCGCGCGGACGCTGACGCCGGGAACACGGCTGCCGTCGATCCGGGCCTTTGCCAAAACCATGCAGGTTTCCAAATCCACGGTGGTCGAAGCCTATGAACGGCTGGCGGCGGAAGGCGTTATCCGTTCCCGGCCGGGCTCGGGCTTCTATGCGGCCGGGCCATTGGCGCCATTGTCCCTCGCCGAGATTGGCCCCCGGCTCGACCGTGCCGTCGATCCGCTCTGGGTCTCCCGGCAGTCGCTTGAAGCCGGCGACGACACCCTCAAGCCAGGCTGCGGCTGGCTTCCGGCCTCATGGATGCCGGAGACCGGGCTGCGCCGTGCCTTGCGGACCGTGGCGCGTGCCGACGCCGTTGCGCTGGCGGACTACGGCACACCGCTTGGTTCGCCGCCATTGCGTCACCTCTTGGCTCGCCGCATGGCGGAACATGGCATCGATGCCTCCCCCGAGCAGATCATGCTGACGGAATCGGGCACCCAGGCCATCGATCTTCTGTGCCGGTTCCTGCTCGAGCCGGGCGACACGGTGCTGGTGGACGACCCCTGCTATTTCAATTTCCATGCCTTGTTGCGCGCCCACAGGGTCAAGGTGGTCGGCGTTCCCTATACACCGTCGGGTCCGGATATCGACCTGTTCGCGCAGGCGCTGACGGAACATCAGCCGCGCCTCTACATCACCAATTCCGCGCTTCACAATCCGACCGGCGCCATCCTGTCACCGGTAACGGCCCATCGCTTGCTGAAACTCGCCGACCAGGCTGGGCTGACCATCATCGAGGACGACATCTTTGCCGACTTCGAACACACCCCCGCCCCCAGGTTGGCGGCGTTTGATGGCCTCAACCGGGTCATCCACATCGGCAGCTTCTCGAAAACGCTATCGGCCTCGATACGCTGCGGCTATATCGCTGTGCCCCGCGACTGGATCGAAGGGCTGACCGGCCTGAAGATCGCCACGACCTTCGGCGGAGGGCGGCTCGCGGCCGAACTGGTGTTGACGCTCTTGAAGGACGGCAGCTATCGCAAGCATGTGGAATTGCTGCGCGCGCGGCTTTCACGCGCCATGGGCGACACGAGCAGCCGCCTGAAGGCGATCGGCATCATACCCTGGATAGAACAGCCGGCCGGGATGTTTCTGTGGTGCCGGCTGCCCGAAGGCGTCGATGCGGCCGAAATGGCGCGCCACGCCTTGTCGGCCGGCATTGTGCTGGCGCCCGGCAATGCGTTCAGCCTGTCGCAGACCGCCAACCGCTACCTCCGTTTCAACGTTGCCCAATGCGCGGACGAGCGCATTTTCGCAACGCTCGAGGCGGCCATGGCGCATTGA
- a CDS encoding DMT family transporter: MDKAASGWLSGFIGVVIFSGSLPATRVAVMDFDPTFVTAARAVIAGLLGLAMLLLFRQKRPERGDVLSLVIVALGVVVGFPLLTALALKHVTSAHSIIFVGLLPLATAIFGVLRGGERPRPAFWLFSCVGSALVAGFALMQGVTASPIGDGLMLAAIVACGLGYAEGAALSRKLGGWQVICWALALSLPVMLVLTFATQPPSFAAVGSKAWIGLAYVSLFSMLIGFVFWYRGLALGGIAAVGQLQLLQPFFGLALAATLLHEQVSPMMIVVTLGVVACVFGAKRFAK; encoded by the coding sequence ATGGACAAGGCAGCGAGTGGCTGGTTAAGCGGATTCATCGGTGTTGTGATCTTCAGCGGATCGCTGCCGGCAACGCGCGTGGCGGTGATGGATTTCGATCCGACCTTCGTGACCGCGGCCCGCGCCGTGATTGCCGGACTGCTTGGTCTGGCGATGCTGCTGCTGTTTCGCCAGAAGCGGCCGGAGCGAGGAGATGTGCTGTCGCTGGTGATCGTGGCGCTCGGCGTGGTTGTCGGTTTTCCCTTGCTGACCGCGCTGGCGCTCAAGCACGTGACCTCGGCGCACTCCATCATCTTCGTCGGCCTGCTGCCGCTTGCAACGGCGATCTTCGGCGTGCTGCGCGGTGGCGAGCGTCCCCGGCCCGCGTTCTGGCTGTTTTCGTGCGTGGGCAGTGCACTGGTCGCGGGTTTTGCCCTGATGCAAGGCGTGACCGCCTCGCCGATCGGCGATGGCCTGATGCTGGCGGCGATCGTCGCCTGCGGGCTCGGCTATGCCGAGGGCGCTGCGTTGTCGCGCAAGCTCGGCGGCTGGCAAGTGATCTGCTGGGCGCTGGCGCTGTCCTTGCCGGTCATGCTGGTGCTGACGTTTGCAACGCAGCCGCCATCCTTTGCCGCGGTCGGGTCCAAGGCCTGGATTGGCCTTGCCTATGTCTCACTGTTCAGCATGCTGATCGGCTTCGTGTTCTGGTATCGCGGATTGGCGCTCGGCGGCATCGCCGCCGTAGGACAGTTGCAGTTACTGCAGCCGTTCTTCGGCCTCGCCCTGGCTGCGACGCTGCTGCATGAGCAGGTCAGCCCGATGATGATTGTTGTTACGCTGGGCGTCGTGGCGTGCGTGTTCGGCGCGAAAAGGTTCGCGAAATAG
- a CDS encoding zinc-dependent alcohol dehydrogenase family protein yields the protein MKAVVFEKFGEAPTIQTVPDPKPAAEGVVIKVEATGLCRSDWHGWMGHDDDIRLPHVPGHELAGTVVAVGKRVTRWKAGERVTVPFVSGCGRCFECTSGNHQVCEHQFQPGFTAWGSFAEYVAIDYADTNLVRLPEEMEFATAASLGCRFVTSFRAIVDRGRVTPGEWVAVHGCGGVGLSAIMIASAMGANVIAIDLTDEKLDFARKIGAVATINASTTPNVVKAVKQITNGGAHMSMDALGHPTTCFNSISNLRRRGRHVQVGLMLGDHAKAAVPMSKVIAFELEILGSHGMQAFRYQAMMDMISTGKLKPELLVGKKISLDEAPAALMAMGGFEGIGIGVVTKF from the coding sequence ATGAAAGCCGTGGTCTTCGAAAAGTTCGGCGAAGCGCCAACCATCCAGACCGTTCCAGATCCCAAGCCGGCTGCCGAAGGCGTCGTCATCAAGGTCGAGGCGACCGGCCTTTGCCGCAGCGACTGGCATGGCTGGATGGGCCATGACGATGATATCCGCTTGCCCCATGTTCCGGGCCACGAACTGGCCGGCACCGTGGTGGCGGTGGGCAAACGCGTCACCCGTTGGAAGGCCGGCGAGCGGGTCACCGTGCCCTTTGTCAGCGGCTGTGGCCGCTGCTTTGAATGCACTTCGGGCAATCATCAGGTCTGCGAGCACCAGTTCCAGCCGGGATTCACCGCCTGGGGCTCCTTCGCCGAATATGTCGCGATCGACTACGCCGACACCAACCTCGTCCGCTTGCCCGAAGAGATGGAATTCGCAACGGCGGCCAGCCTCGGCTGCCGCTTTGTCACCTCCTTCCGTGCCATCGTCGATCGGGGCCGCGTAACGCCGGGTGAATGGGTAGCGGTGCACGGCTGCGGCGGCGTCGGCCTGTCGGCAATCATGATTGCCAGTGCCATGGGCGCCAATGTCATCGCCATCGACCTCACCGACGAGAAGCTGGACTTCGCCCGGAAGATCGGTGCGGTCGCCACCATCAACGCCTCGACGACGCCCAATGTCGTGAAAGCCGTCAAGCAGATCACCAATGGCGGCGCCCATATGTCGATGGACGCGCTCGGCCATCCAACAACCTGCTTCAATTCAATCTCCAACCTGCGTCGGCGCGGCCGTCACGTGCAGGTCGGCTTGATGCTGGGCGACCACGCCAAGGCAGCAGTGCCGATGAGCAAGGTGATCGCCTTCGAACTAGAAATCCTCGGCAGCCACGGCATGCAGGCTTTCCGCTATCAGGCGATGATGGACATGATCAGCACTGGCAAGCTCAAGCCGGAACTGCTGGTCGGCAAGAAGATCAGCCTCGACGAAGCACCCGCCGCACTGATGGCGATGGGTGGCTTCGAGGGCATCGGCATTGGGGTGGTGACAAAATTTTAG
- the maiA gene encoding maleylacetoacetate isomerase yields the protein MNDIVLHNYFRSSTSHRVRIALEMKGLTYKYVPHHLRHGEHLEPAYLAVNPQGLVPAMIWSDGTLLTQSLAIMEFLDETQPDPPLLPNDPLGRARVRMLAQMIACDIHPVNNLRVLTSLRALFGAGDEDVANWFRHWVNEGFLPLEKLLASSPETGTFCHGGTPGLADICLAAQVTSNTRFDVDLTPYPTIARINAACMSLPAFQKAAPKNQIDAE from the coding sequence ATGAATGATATCGTCCTCCACAATTACTTCCGCTCCTCGACATCCCACCGCGTGCGGATCGCGCTGGAAATGAAGGGGCTTACCTACAAATATGTGCCGCATCACCTGCGCCACGGCGAACACCTGGAACCCGCCTACCTCGCGGTCAATCCGCAAGGGCTGGTGCCGGCGATGATCTGGAGCGACGGCACGCTGTTGACCCAGTCGCTGGCCATCATGGAATTTCTCGACGAGACCCAGCCGGACCCGCCGCTGCTGCCGAACGACCCGCTTGGCCGGGCCCGCGTCAGGATGCTGGCGCAGATGATCGCCTGCGACATCCACCCGGTGAACAATCTGCGTGTGCTGACCTCGCTCCGCGCCTTGTTCGGCGCTGGCGACGAGGATGTCGCCAACTGGTTCCGGCACTGGGTGAACGAGGGTTTCCTGCCGCTTGAAAAGCTCCTGGCCTCTTCGCCCGAAACCGGCACGTTCTGTCACGGCGGCACACCGGGGCTGGCCGACATCTGCCTTGCCGCGCAAGTCACCAGCAACACCCGTTTTGATGTCGACCTGACGCCCTACCCGACGATCGCGCGCATCAACGCCGCCTGCATGTCGCTGCCCGCCTTCCAGAAAGCCGCGCCCAAAAACCAGATCGATGCCGAATAG
- a CDS encoding response regulator transcription factor, translating to MTATNDRARFLIIDDHPLFREALHSAVQMAYPEVDTVEARSITEALELLAGTKPFDLALLDLSMPDVHGFDGLLQLRIRYPRLPVVVVSGYEEPKIISEALSYGAAGFIPKSARKSDLAAAIRSVMEGAIYVPVTYEGAPPDADSTDRADMVQRLSKLTPQQLRVLQMLRQGLLNKQIAYELQVGETTVKAHVSEILRKLNVYSRTQAVIEVSKLDNAELFRDQAGF from the coding sequence ATGACCGCTACCAACGACCGCGCCCGGTTCCTGATCATCGACGACCATCCGCTGTTTCGCGAGGCGCTGCACAGCGCCGTGCAAATGGCCTATCCGGAGGTCGATACGGTGGAGGCACGGTCGATTACCGAAGCGCTCGAACTGCTGGCGGGCACAAAGCCGTTCGATCTTGCGCTTCTCGACCTCAGCATGCCCGACGTGCACGGTTTCGACGGGCTGCTGCAACTCAGGATCCGCTATCCCAGGCTGCCGGTGGTCGTCGTTTCAGGCTACGAAGAACCCAAGATCATTTCCGAGGCTCTCTCTTATGGTGCCGCCGGTTTCATCCCGAAATCGGCGCGCAAGAGCGATCTGGCCGCCGCCATACGCTCGGTGATGGAGGGCGCGATCTACGTGCCCGTCACGTATGAGGGCGCGCCGCCGGACGCCGACAGCACCGACCGCGCCGACATGGTGCAGCGGCTTTCCAAGCTGACGCCGCAACAGTTGCGGGTGCTGCAGATGCTGCGGCAGGGCCTGCTCAACAAGCAGATCGCCTATGAATTGCAGGTCGGCGAAACCACAGTGAAGGCGCATGTCTCCGAAATCCTGCGCAAGCTCAACGTCTACAGCCGCACGCAGGCCGTCATCGAGGTTTCAAAACTCGACAATGCGGAGCTGTTTCGGGATCAGGCCGGATTTTGA
- a CDS encoding hybrid sensor histidine kinase/response regulator has protein sequence MPLRDINDLEKLKKINAALVSRVERSMDQQGNAFSLFQTAISLENRVRTRTEELHSTLRRLEQSNIDLSAAKENAELANLSKTRFLAAASHDVLQPLNAAHLSVSALAEVQTSDEGKKLVRQVERSLETMEDLLRTLLDISKLDAGVVQPDISDVSLETLFSSLRSDFQPVAEMKGLSLKFRPVNAVVRSDRTLLRRILQNILSNALGYTRSGGVLVGTRHRGDTIRIDVADTGCGIPDDQREAVFEEFHRGTLSANAELEGGGLGLGLAIVRRMAAALGHPVTFSSKVGRGTIFHIDVPVGIGASADVIASVAEMERPRGYGLFGTKVLLVENDIEVLQAMTFLLERWQCIVRAATSTDDALDLLGDTDWVPDIVIADQHLDGGDLGTATIAEVRDYLGRAVPALIVTADSSEAVAKATRAAGIELMRKPLKPAQLRALLAHLLA, from the coding sequence ATGCCGCTCAGGGACATAAACGACCTCGAAAAACTGAAGAAGATCAACGCCGCACTCGTCAGCCGTGTCGAGCGGTCGATGGACCAGCAAGGCAATGCCTTTTCGCTGTTCCAGACCGCGATTTCGCTTGAGAACCGGGTGCGCACGCGAACCGAGGAACTGCACTCCACCTTGCGCCGGCTGGAGCAGTCGAACATCGACCTGAGTGCCGCCAAGGAGAACGCGGAACTCGCGAATCTGTCCAAGACCCGCTTCCTCGCCGCAGCCAGCCACGACGTGCTGCAGCCGCTGAACGCGGCGCATCTGTCCGTCTCGGCGCTCGCCGAAGTGCAGACCAGCGACGAAGGCAAGAAGCTGGTGCGGCAGGTCGAACGCTCGCTGGAGACGATGGAAGATCTACTACGCACGCTGCTCGACATCTCAAAGCTCGACGCCGGCGTGGTGCAACCGGATATCAGCGACGTCAGCCTGGAGACGCTGTTTTCGTCGCTGCGCTCGGACTTTCAGCCGGTCGCGGAAATGAAAGGCCTGTCGCTGAAATTCCGGCCGGTCAATGCCGTGGTCCGCTCCGACAGGACGCTGCTGCGCCGCATCCTGCAGAACATCCTCTCCAATGCACTGGGCTATACCCGCTCCGGCGGCGTTCTGGTCGGCACAAGGCATCGCGGTGACACGATCCGCATCGATGTCGCCGACACCGGTTGTGGCATTCCAGACGACCAGCGCGAGGCCGTGTTCGAGGAATTCCATCGAGGTACCTTGTCGGCCAATGCTGAACTTGAAGGCGGCGGACTCGGGCTTGGGCTGGCAATCGTGCGCCGCATGGCCGCCGCGCTTGGCCATCCCGTCACCTTTTCCTCCAAGGTCGGGCGCGGCACGATTTTCCACATCGACGTTCCCGTCGGCATCGGCGCCTCGGCCGATGTCATCGCCAGCGTCGCCGAGATGGAGCGGCCACGCGGCTACGGCCTGTTCGGCACCAAGGTGCTGCTCGTCGAGAATGACATCGAAGTGCTGCAGGCCATGACCTTCCTGCTCGAACGCTGGCAATGCATTGTTCGGGCCGCGACCTCCACCGACGATGCGCTTGACCTGCTCGGCGATACCGATTGGGTGCCGGACATCGTCATCGCTGACCAGCATCTCGACGGCGGCGATCTCGGCACCGCCACCATAGCCGAAGTGCGCGACTATCTTGGCCGCGCCGTGCCCGCGTTGATCGTTACCGCCGACAGTTCCGAGGCCGTCGCCAAGGCTACCCGCGCGGCGGGTATAGAATTGATGCGCAAGCCGCTGAAGCCGGCACAGTTGCGCGCACTGCTGGCGCATCTCCTGGCTTAA
- a CDS encoding FIST signal transduction protein, whose product MRRTSLGNSRTRYACGLSALTTDEPDMDAFAKTIASEAAAIGAGFALLFFSQSLVEAGALSQALATHAPTLDHAGCSTAGEITPQGLEDGHVLAMLLPSATFTAVSTMVDNLSSSGMDRITGEVEALRRSLRGRLGHGRTRNTFALCFIDGLSYAEEAVSSAIHWGLDDIPLIGGSAGDDLKFETTSLISNGKVTTDSAIIVLIATEIPFHVFKTDNFIPTDEKLVVTASDPDHRIVSEFNATNAAEEYAASVGILPQTLTPLSFASHPVVVKVGGEFYCRSIQKMHPDGSLSFFCAIDDGVVLSIAQPMDLVESTRAALRDVEERLGGIDMILGFDCVLRRLDARNRQVFRDISELYRVNNVIGFGTYGEQYRSMHLNQTFTGIAFGERQAAE is encoded by the coding sequence ATGCGGAGGACGTCGCTGGGCAATTCACGGACGCGCTATGCATGCGGCCTGTCGGCGCTCACCACGGATGAGCCCGACATGGATGCGTTCGCCAAGACGATCGCCTCGGAAGCCGCTGCAATCGGTGCCGGCTTTGCCTTGCTGTTCTTTTCCCAGAGCCTTGTCGAGGCCGGCGCCCTTTCTCAGGCACTCGCAACCCACGCCCCGACGCTCGACCATGCCGGCTGCTCGACCGCCGGCGAGATCACGCCGCAAGGTCTTGAGGACGGCCATGTGCTGGCCATGCTGCTTCCCTCGGCGACCTTTACCGCCGTCAGCACGATGGTCGACAACCTGTCCTCGTCGGGCATGGACAGGATCACCGGCGAAGTCGAGGCCTTGCGGCGGTCACTGCGCGGGCGCCTAGGTCACGGGCGGACCAGAAACACGTTCGCGCTCTGCTTTATCGACGGCCTGTCCTATGCCGAGGAGGCCGTGAGTTCGGCCATCCACTGGGGCCTCGACGATATCCCACTGATCGGCGGCTCGGCCGGCGACGACCTGAAATTCGAAACGACCAGTCTGATCTCGAACGGCAAGGTCACCACCGACAGCGCCATCATCGTGCTCATCGCCACCGAAATTCCCTTCCACGTCTTCAAGACCGACAATTTCATTCCGACCGATGAAAAGCTCGTGGTCACGGCATCCGATCCCGACCATCGCATCGTCAGCGAGTTCAATGCCACCAATGCGGCGGAGGAATACGCCGCCTCGGTCGGCATCCTGCCGCAGACCCTGACGCCGCTGAGCTTCGCTTCCCATCCGGTGGTGGTGAAGGTGGGCGGCGAATTCTATTGCCGTTCTATCCAGAAGATGCACCCGGACGGCTCGCTGTCCTTCTTCTGCGCCATCGACGACGGCGTCGTGCTGTCGATCGCCCAGCCCATGGATCTGGTGGAATCGACACGCGCAGCACTCAGGGATGTCGAGGAGAGACTGGGCGGCATCGACATGATCCTCGGTTTCGACTGCGTGCTGCGCCGCCTGGATGCGCGTAACCGCCAGGTCTTTCGCGACATTTCGGAGCTTTACCGGGTCAACAATGTCATCGGCTTCGGCACCTACGGCGAGCAGTACCGGTCGATGCATCTGAACCAGACTTTCACCGGCATCGCCTTTGGCGAGCGACAGGCGGCGGAATGA
- a CDS encoding (2Fe-2S)-binding protein — MSDVSLMVNGKRVSGVAEDRTLLVHFLRENLGLTGTHVGCDTSQCGACVVHVDGKAVKSCSMLAAQASGSTVVTIEGLAIGGDLHPVQAAFKEHHGLQCGFCTPGMIMTATDMINRHPEGLDEATVRAELEGNICRCTGYHNIVKAILAASKTMSKGAKGKAKQAA, encoded by the coding sequence ATGTCGGACGTATCGTTGATGGTGAACGGTAAGCGGGTCAGCGGCGTTGCCGAAGACCGAACGCTTCTGGTCCATTTCTTGCGCGAAAATCTCGGCCTTACCGGCACGCATGTCGGGTGTGACACCTCGCAATGCGGCGCCTGCGTCGTCCATGTCGACGGCAAGGCGGTCAAATCCTGCTCGATGCTGGCCGCCCAGGCGTCCGGGTCGACGGTGGTGACGATCGAAGGGCTGGCCATCGGCGGCGATCTCCACCCGGTGCAGGCGGCGTTCAAGGAACATCACGGGCTGCAATGCGGCTTCTGCACGCCTGGCATGATCATGACGGCGACCGACATGATCAACCGTCATCCGGAAGGTCTCGACGAGGCCACGGTACGGGCCGAACTGGAAGGCAACATCTGCCGCTGCACCGGATACCACAACATCGTGAAGGCGATCCTCGCCGCATCCAAGACGATGTCCAAGGGTGCGAAGGGCAAGGCGAAACAAGCAGCTTAA